In Elephas maximus indicus isolate mEleMax1 chromosome 4, mEleMax1 primary haplotype, whole genome shotgun sequence, a genomic segment contains:
- the SEPTIN3 gene encoding neuronal-specific septin-3 isoform X2 — protein MDHDFAPAPPEMQPHGAPGPGASFSHSHLLGRSARPSRLPGGVPPLIPVLRKTICLDAFPQSHIPQASRRPGLGSKARSVAPQEIGIAPGTAPGNSPVPRKLSSISLTLRQNSQARPQDPYPSHWEEVPTPDRKVATHGGGRLLTPGSPPMTLVPGDRVHSQHPGSPGLAKPIRVPTVEKPLVSSYLTLPFQSRLTRSPPGPAGPGPVGQGHPVPMTAHMPTKASQGRGKPRPRGIPRSRLHLQRATPTLGPVTALDLATLDTRPDTARHLATMANNRPSLAINLDSPNTARLNIGTCTEFPVLDTKLGIAMDLTTAGTAKSRKVMNVATAGTTKPGAAMNLTSIGKTKLGISKATAGTAKPDTITGRTAMALATPDPVNLGSAMNMAAAGTAKLGTAMDLARVNTAKLGITMDSPVLDTVNLDIAMNSVVLVSPDPGNGGATLDSVINLTTSDIATYPLMTNRIIDLPLDHTRADAATDPATESAIPDLARKAKWLPETRTDTAMSELVPEPRPKPAVPMKPVSINSNLLGYIGIDTIIEQMRKKTMKTGFDFNIMVVVIEEGGVKMKLTVIDTPGFGDQINNENCWEPIEKYINEQYEKFLKEEVNIARKKRIPDTRVHCCLYFISPTGHSLRPLDVEFMKHLSKVVNIIPVIAKADTMTLEEKSEFKQRVRKELEVNGIEFYPQKEFDEDLEDKTENDKIRQESMPFAVVGSDKEYQVNGKRVLGRKTPWGIIEVENLNHCEFALLRDFVIRTHLQDLKEVTHNIHYETYRAKRLNDNGGLPPGEGLLGTVLPPVPATPCPTAE, from the exons ATGGACCACGATTTTGCTCCTGCTCCTCCAGAGATGCAGCCGCATGGAGCTCCAGGCCCTGGAGCCTCCTTCTCCCACAGTCACCTGCTGGGACGCTCTGCTCGTCCCTCAAGGCTCCCTGGAGGGGTACCCCCTCTCATCCCTGTCCTCAGGAAGACCATCTGCCTGGATGCCTTCCCCCAAAGCCACATCCCACAAGCTTCCAGACGACCAGGCCTTGGCTCCAAGGCCCGAAGCGTGGCCCCACAGGAGATTGGCATTGCCCCAGGGACTGCCCCTGGCAACAGCCCTGTACCCAGGAAGCTCAGCTCTATCTCCTTAACGCTCCGTCAGAACAGCCAGGCACGGCCCCAAGACCCCTACCCTTCTCACTGGGAAGAAGTGCCTACCCCAGACAGGAAGGTTGCTACTCATGGAGGAGGTAGGCTGCTCACTCCAGGTTCACCACCTATGACCCTGGTGCCAGGGGACAGAGTTCACTCCCAGCACCCAGGAAGCCCAGGTCTGGCCAAACCCATCAGGGTGCCCACAGTGGAAAAGCCCCTGGTAAGTTCATACCTGACCCTACCTTTCCAGTCCCGGTTAACCCGGAGTCCACCAGGCCCTGCAGGGCCAGGTCCAGTGGGTCAGGGGCACCCTGTCCCAATGACTGCCCACATGCCCACCAAAGCTTCCCAAGGAAGAGGCAAGCCACGGCCCAGGGGTATTCCCAGATCCCGGCTGCATCTCCAAAGGGCCACCCCTACCTTGGGGCCTGTAACGGCCTTGGATTTGGCTACTCTGGACACAAGGCCAGACACAGCTAGACATTTAGCTACTATGGCCAACAACAGACCTAGCCTGGCTATCAATTTGGATTCACCCAACACAGCCAGACTGAACATAGGAACTTGCACAGAGTTCCCTGTTCTGGATACCAAGCTGGGCATAGCCATGGATTTGACTACAGCAGGAACAGCCAAGTCCCGCAAAGTCATGAACGTGGCTACAGCAGGCACAACCAAGCCAGGCGCAGCCATGAATTTAACTTCAATAGGCAAAACCAAGCTGGGCATATCCAAGGCTACAGCAGGCACAGCCAAGCCAGATACAATCACAGGGAGAACAGCCATGGCTTTGGCAACACCAGACCCTGTCAATCTGGGCTCAGCCATGAATATGGCTGCAGCGGGCACAGCCAAGTTGGGCACAGCCATGGATTTGGCTAGAGTAAATACAGCCAAGCTGGGCATAACCATGGATTCTCCTGTTTTGGACACAGTCAACCTGGACATAGCCATGAATTCAGTTGTGCTGGTCAGTCCAGACCCAGGCAACGGAGGGGCTACACTGGACAGTGTCATCAACTTGACCACATCAGACATTGCCACCTACCCACTGATGACAAACAGAATCATAGACCTACCCCTGGACCACACTAGAGCAGATGCTGCCACAGACCCAGCCACAGAGTCTGCCATACCGGACCTGGCCAGAAAAGCCAAAT GGCTCCCAGAGACCAGGACGGACACAGCCATGTCAGAGCTGGTGCCTGAGCCCAGGCCTAAGCCAGCAGTGCCCATGAAGCCCGTCAGCATCAACTCCAACCTGCTTGGCTACATCGGCATCGACACCATCATTGAGCAGATGCGCAAGAAGACCATGAAGACGGGTTTTGACTTCAACATCATGGTGGTCG TGATCGAGGAAGGAGGTGTCAAGATGAAGCTGACCGTCATTGACACCCCAGGCTTTGGAGACCAGATCAACAATGAAAACTG CTGGGAGCCCATCGAGAAGTACATCAACGAACAGTATGAGAAGTTCCTGAAGGAGGAGGTGAACATCGCCAGGAAGAAACGCATCCCCGACACTCGCGTCCACTGCTGTCTCTACTTCATCTCCCCCACGGGACACTC CTTGCGACCCCTCGATGTGGAGTTCATGAAACATCTCAGCAAAGTGGTGAACATCATCCCTGTCATTGCCAAGGCTGACACCATGACCCTGGaggagaagtctgaattcaagcaAAGG GTTCGCAAGGAGCTTGAAGTAAATGGCATTGAATTCTACCCCCAGAAGGAATTTGATGAGGACTTGGAGGACAAGACGGAGAATGACAAAATCAGG CAGGAGAGCATGCCCTTCGCGGTGGTGGGAAGTGACAAGGAGTACCAAGTGAATGGCAAGAGGGTCCTCGGCAGAAAAACTCCCTGGGGGATCATCGAAG
- the SEPTIN3 gene encoding neuronal-specific septin-3 isoform X4 codes for MDHDFAPAPPEMQPHGAPGPGASFSHSHLLGRSARPSRLPGGVPPLIPVLRKTICLDAFPQSHIPQASRRPGLGSKARSVAPQEIGIAPGTAPGNSPVPRKLSSISLTLRQNSQARPQDPYPSHWEEVPTPDRKVATHGGGRLLTPGSPPMTLVPGDRVHSQHPGSPGLAKPIRVPTVEKPLVSSYLTLPFQSRLTRSPPGPAGPGPVGQGHPVPMTAHMPTKASQGRGKPRPRGIPRSRLHLQRATPTLGPVTALDLATLDTRPDTARHLATMANNRPSLAINLDSPNTARLNIGTCTEFPVLDTKLGIAMDLTTAGTAKSRKVMNVATAGTTKPGAAMNLTSIGKTKLGISKATAGTAKPDTITGRTAMALATPDPVNLGSAMNMAAAGTAKLGTAMDLARVNTAKLGITMDSPVLDTVNLDIAMNSVVLVSPDPGNGGATLDSVINLTTSDIATYPLMTNRIIDLPLDHTRADAATDPATESAIPDLARKAKLIEEGGVKMKLTVIDTPGFGDQINNENCWEPIEKYINEQYEKFLKEEVNIARKKRIPDTRVHCCLYFISPTGHSLRPLDVEFMKHLSKVVNIIPVIAKADTMTLEEKSEFKQRVRKELEVNGIEFYPQKEFDEDLEDKTENDKIRQESMPFAVVGSDKEYQVNGKRVLGRKTPWGIIEVENLNHCEFALLRDFVIRTHLQDLKEVTHNIHYETYRAKRLNDNGGLPPGEGLLGTVLPPVPATPCPTAE; via the exons ATGGACCACGATTTTGCTCCTGCTCCTCCAGAGATGCAGCCGCATGGAGCTCCAGGCCCTGGAGCCTCCTTCTCCCACAGTCACCTGCTGGGACGCTCTGCTCGTCCCTCAAGGCTCCCTGGAGGGGTACCCCCTCTCATCCCTGTCCTCAGGAAGACCATCTGCCTGGATGCCTTCCCCCAAAGCCACATCCCACAAGCTTCCAGACGACCAGGCCTTGGCTCCAAGGCCCGAAGCGTGGCCCCACAGGAGATTGGCATTGCCCCAGGGACTGCCCCTGGCAACAGCCCTGTACCCAGGAAGCTCAGCTCTATCTCCTTAACGCTCCGTCAGAACAGCCAGGCACGGCCCCAAGACCCCTACCCTTCTCACTGGGAAGAAGTGCCTACCCCAGACAGGAAGGTTGCTACTCATGGAGGAGGTAGGCTGCTCACTCCAGGTTCACCACCTATGACCCTGGTGCCAGGGGACAGAGTTCACTCCCAGCACCCAGGAAGCCCAGGTCTGGCCAAACCCATCAGGGTGCCCACAGTGGAAAAGCCCCTGGTAAGTTCATACCTGACCCTACCTTTCCAGTCCCGGTTAACCCGGAGTCCACCAGGCCCTGCAGGGCCAGGTCCAGTGGGTCAGGGGCACCCTGTCCCAATGACTGCCCACATGCCCACCAAAGCTTCCCAAGGAAGAGGCAAGCCACGGCCCAGGGGTATTCCCAGATCCCGGCTGCATCTCCAAAGGGCCACCCCTACCTTGGGGCCTGTAACGGCCTTGGATTTGGCTACTCTGGACACAAGGCCAGACACAGCTAGACATTTAGCTACTATGGCCAACAACAGACCTAGCCTGGCTATCAATTTGGATTCACCCAACACAGCCAGACTGAACATAGGAACTTGCACAGAGTTCCCTGTTCTGGATACCAAGCTGGGCATAGCCATGGATTTGACTACAGCAGGAACAGCCAAGTCCCGCAAAGTCATGAACGTGGCTACAGCAGGCACAACCAAGCCAGGCGCAGCCATGAATTTAACTTCAATAGGCAAAACCAAGCTGGGCATATCCAAGGCTACAGCAGGCACAGCCAAGCCAGATACAATCACAGGGAGAACAGCCATGGCTTTGGCAACACCAGACCCTGTCAATCTGGGCTCAGCCATGAATATGGCTGCAGCGGGCACAGCCAAGTTGGGCACAGCCATGGATTTGGCTAGAGTAAATACAGCCAAGCTGGGCATAACCATGGATTCTCCTGTTTTGGACACAGTCAACCTGGACATAGCCATGAATTCAGTTGTGCTGGTCAGTCCAGACCCAGGCAACGGAGGGGCTACACTGGACAGTGTCATCAACTTGACCACATCAGACATTGCCACCTACCCACTGATGACAAACAGAATCATAGACCTACCCCTGGACCACACTAGAGCAGATGCTGCCACAGACCCAGCCACAGAGTCTGCCATACCGGACCTGGCCAGAAAAGCCAAAT TGATCGAGGAAGGAGGTGTCAAGATGAAGCTGACCGTCATTGACACCCCAGGCTTTGGAGACCAGATCAACAATGAAAACTG CTGGGAGCCCATCGAGAAGTACATCAACGAACAGTATGAGAAGTTCCTGAAGGAGGAGGTGAACATCGCCAGGAAGAAACGCATCCCCGACACTCGCGTCCACTGCTGTCTCTACTTCATCTCCCCCACGGGACACTC CTTGCGACCCCTCGATGTGGAGTTCATGAAACATCTCAGCAAAGTGGTGAACATCATCCCTGTCATTGCCAAGGCTGACACCATGACCCTGGaggagaagtctgaattcaagcaAAGG GTTCGCAAGGAGCTTGAAGTAAATGGCATTGAATTCTACCCCCAGAAGGAATTTGATGAGGACTTGGAGGACAAGACGGAGAATGACAAAATCAGG CAGGAGAGCATGCCCTTCGCGGTGGTGGGAAGTGACAAGGAGTACCAAGTGAATGGCAAGAGGGTCCTCGGCAGAAAAACTCCCTGGGGGATCATCGAAG
- the SEPTIN3 gene encoding neuronal-specific septin-3 isoform X3, with amino-acid sequence MDHDFAPAPPEMQPHGAPGPGASFSHSHLLGRSARPSRLPGGVPPLIPVLRKTICLDAFPQSHIPQASRRPGLGSKARSVAPQEIGIAPGTAPGNSPVPRKLSSISLTLRQNSQARPQDPYPSHWEEVPTPDRKVATHGGGRLLTPGSPPMTLVPGDRVHSQHPGSPGLAKPIRVPTVEKPLVSSYLTLPFQSRLTRSPPGPAGPGPVGQGHPVPMTAHMPTKASQGRGKPRPRGIPRSRLHLQRATPTLGPVTALDLATLDTRPDTARHLATMANNRPSLAINLDSPNTARLNIGTCTEFPVLDTKLGIAMDLTTAGTAKSRKVMNVATAGTTKPGAAMNLTSIGKTKLGISKATAGTAKPDTITGRTAMALATPDPVNLGSAMNMAAAGTAKLGTAMDLARVNTAKLGITMDSPVLDTVNLDIAMNSVVLVSPDPGNGGATLDSVINLTTSDIATYPLMTNRIIDLPLDHTRADAATDPATESAIPDLARKAKCQSGLGKSTLVNTLFKSQVSRKATSWNREEKIPKTVEIKAIGHVIEEGGVKMKLTVIDTPGFGDQINNENCWEPIEKYINEQYEKFLKEEVNIARKKRIPDTRVHCCLYFISPTGHSLRPLDVEFMKHLSKVVNIIPVIAKADTMTLEEKSEFKQRVRKELEVNGIEFYPQKEFDEDLEDKTENDKIRQESMPFAVVGSDKEYQVNGKRVLGRKTPWGIIEVENLNHCEFALLRDFVIRTHLQDLKEVTHNIHYETYRAKRLNDNGGLPPGEGLLGTVLPPVPATPCPTAE; translated from the exons ATGGACCACGATTTTGCTCCTGCTCCTCCAGAGATGCAGCCGCATGGAGCTCCAGGCCCTGGAGCCTCCTTCTCCCACAGTCACCTGCTGGGACGCTCTGCTCGTCCCTCAAGGCTCCCTGGAGGGGTACCCCCTCTCATCCCTGTCCTCAGGAAGACCATCTGCCTGGATGCCTTCCCCCAAAGCCACATCCCACAAGCTTCCAGACGACCAGGCCTTGGCTCCAAGGCCCGAAGCGTGGCCCCACAGGAGATTGGCATTGCCCCAGGGACTGCCCCTGGCAACAGCCCTGTACCCAGGAAGCTCAGCTCTATCTCCTTAACGCTCCGTCAGAACAGCCAGGCACGGCCCCAAGACCCCTACCCTTCTCACTGGGAAGAAGTGCCTACCCCAGACAGGAAGGTTGCTACTCATGGAGGAGGTAGGCTGCTCACTCCAGGTTCACCACCTATGACCCTGGTGCCAGGGGACAGAGTTCACTCCCAGCACCCAGGAAGCCCAGGTCTGGCCAAACCCATCAGGGTGCCCACAGTGGAAAAGCCCCTGGTAAGTTCATACCTGACCCTACCTTTCCAGTCCCGGTTAACCCGGAGTCCACCAGGCCCTGCAGGGCCAGGTCCAGTGGGTCAGGGGCACCCTGTCCCAATGACTGCCCACATGCCCACCAAAGCTTCCCAAGGAAGAGGCAAGCCACGGCCCAGGGGTATTCCCAGATCCCGGCTGCATCTCCAAAGGGCCACCCCTACCTTGGGGCCTGTAACGGCCTTGGATTTGGCTACTCTGGACACAAGGCCAGACACAGCTAGACATTTAGCTACTATGGCCAACAACAGACCTAGCCTGGCTATCAATTTGGATTCACCCAACACAGCCAGACTGAACATAGGAACTTGCACAGAGTTCCCTGTTCTGGATACCAAGCTGGGCATAGCCATGGATTTGACTACAGCAGGAACAGCCAAGTCCCGCAAAGTCATGAACGTGGCTACAGCAGGCACAACCAAGCCAGGCGCAGCCATGAATTTAACTTCAATAGGCAAAACCAAGCTGGGCATATCCAAGGCTACAGCAGGCACAGCCAAGCCAGATACAATCACAGGGAGAACAGCCATGGCTTTGGCAACACCAGACCCTGTCAATCTGGGCTCAGCCATGAATATGGCTGCAGCGGGCACAGCCAAGTTGGGCACAGCCATGGATTTGGCTAGAGTAAATACAGCCAAGCTGGGCATAACCATGGATTCTCCTGTTTTGGACACAGTCAACCTGGACATAGCCATGAATTCAGTTGTGCTGGTCAGTCCAGACCCAGGCAACGGAGGGGCTACACTGGACAGTGTCATCAACTTGACCACATCAGACATTGCCACCTACCCACTGATGACAAACAGAATCATAGACCTACCCCTGGACCACACTAGAGCAGATGCTGCCACAGACCCAGCCACAGAGTCTGCCATACCGGACCTGGCCAGAAAAGCCAAAT GTCAGAGTGGACTGGGCAAGTCAACGCTAGTCAACACACTCTTCAAATCCCAAGTGAGCCGCAAGGCCACCAGCTGGAACCGGGAGGAGAAGATTCCCAAGACGGTGGAGATCAAAGCTATTGGGCATG TGATCGAGGAAGGAGGTGTCAAGATGAAGCTGACCGTCATTGACACCCCAGGCTTTGGAGACCAGATCAACAATGAAAACTG CTGGGAGCCCATCGAGAAGTACATCAACGAACAGTATGAGAAGTTCCTGAAGGAGGAGGTGAACATCGCCAGGAAGAAACGCATCCCCGACACTCGCGTCCACTGCTGTCTCTACTTCATCTCCCCCACGGGACACTC CTTGCGACCCCTCGATGTGGAGTTCATGAAACATCTCAGCAAAGTGGTGAACATCATCCCTGTCATTGCCAAGGCTGACACCATGACCCTGGaggagaagtctgaattcaagcaAAGG GTTCGCAAGGAGCTTGAAGTAAATGGCATTGAATTCTACCCCCAGAAGGAATTTGATGAGGACTTGGAGGACAAGACGGAGAATGACAAAATCAGG CAGGAGAGCATGCCCTTCGCGGTGGTGGGAAGTGACAAGGAGTACCAAGTGAATGGCAAGAGGGTCCTCGGCAGAAAAACTCCCTGGGGGATCATCGAAG
- the SEPTIN3 gene encoding neuronal-specific septin-3 isoform X1 — protein MDHDFAPAPPEMQPHGAPGPGASFSHSHLLGRSARPSRLPGGVPPLIPVLRKTICLDAFPQSHIPQASRRPGLGSKARSVAPQEIGIAPGTAPGNSPVPRKLSSISLTLRQNSQARPQDPYPSHWEEVPTPDRKVATHGGGRLLTPGSPPMTLVPGDRVHSQHPGSPGLAKPIRVPTVEKPLVSSYLTLPFQSRLTRSPPGPAGPGPVGQGHPVPMTAHMPTKASQGRGKPRPRGIPRSRLHLQRATPTLGPVTALDLATLDTRPDTARHLATMANNRPSLAINLDSPNTARLNIGTCTEFPVLDTKLGIAMDLTTAGTAKSRKVMNVATAGTTKPGAAMNLTSIGKTKLGISKATAGTAKPDTITGRTAMALATPDPVNLGSAMNMAAAGTAKLGTAMDLARVNTAKLGITMDSPVLDTVNLDIAMNSVVLVSPDPGNGGATLDSVINLTTSDIATYPLMTNRIIDLPLDHTRADAATDPATESAIPDLARKAKWLPETRTDTAMSELVPEPRPKPAVPMKPVSINSNLLGYIGIDTIIEQMRKKTMKTGFDFNIMVVGQSGLGKSTLVNTLFKSQVSRKATSWNREEKIPKTVEIKAIGHVIEEGGVKMKLTVIDTPGFGDQINNENCWEPIEKYINEQYEKFLKEEVNIARKKRIPDTRVHCCLYFISPTGHSLRPLDVEFMKHLSKVVNIIPVIAKADTMTLEEKSEFKQRVRKELEVNGIEFYPQKEFDEDLEDKTENDKIRQESMPFAVVGSDKEYQVNGKRVLGRKTPWGIIEVENLNHCEFALLRDFVIRTHLQDLKEVTHNIHYETYRAKRLNDNGGLPPGEGLLGTVLPPVPATPCPTAE, from the exons ATGGACCACGATTTTGCTCCTGCTCCTCCAGAGATGCAGCCGCATGGAGCTCCAGGCCCTGGAGCCTCCTTCTCCCACAGTCACCTGCTGGGACGCTCTGCTCGTCCCTCAAGGCTCCCTGGAGGGGTACCCCCTCTCATCCCTGTCCTCAGGAAGACCATCTGCCTGGATGCCTTCCCCCAAAGCCACATCCCACAAGCTTCCAGACGACCAGGCCTTGGCTCCAAGGCCCGAAGCGTGGCCCCACAGGAGATTGGCATTGCCCCAGGGACTGCCCCTGGCAACAGCCCTGTACCCAGGAAGCTCAGCTCTATCTCCTTAACGCTCCGTCAGAACAGCCAGGCACGGCCCCAAGACCCCTACCCTTCTCACTGGGAAGAAGTGCCTACCCCAGACAGGAAGGTTGCTACTCATGGAGGAGGTAGGCTGCTCACTCCAGGTTCACCACCTATGACCCTGGTGCCAGGGGACAGAGTTCACTCCCAGCACCCAGGAAGCCCAGGTCTGGCCAAACCCATCAGGGTGCCCACAGTGGAAAAGCCCCTGGTAAGTTCATACCTGACCCTACCTTTCCAGTCCCGGTTAACCCGGAGTCCACCAGGCCCTGCAGGGCCAGGTCCAGTGGGTCAGGGGCACCCTGTCCCAATGACTGCCCACATGCCCACCAAAGCTTCCCAAGGAAGAGGCAAGCCACGGCCCAGGGGTATTCCCAGATCCCGGCTGCATCTCCAAAGGGCCACCCCTACCTTGGGGCCTGTAACGGCCTTGGATTTGGCTACTCTGGACACAAGGCCAGACACAGCTAGACATTTAGCTACTATGGCCAACAACAGACCTAGCCTGGCTATCAATTTGGATTCACCCAACACAGCCAGACTGAACATAGGAACTTGCACAGAGTTCCCTGTTCTGGATACCAAGCTGGGCATAGCCATGGATTTGACTACAGCAGGAACAGCCAAGTCCCGCAAAGTCATGAACGTGGCTACAGCAGGCACAACCAAGCCAGGCGCAGCCATGAATTTAACTTCAATAGGCAAAACCAAGCTGGGCATATCCAAGGCTACAGCAGGCACAGCCAAGCCAGATACAATCACAGGGAGAACAGCCATGGCTTTGGCAACACCAGACCCTGTCAATCTGGGCTCAGCCATGAATATGGCTGCAGCGGGCACAGCCAAGTTGGGCACAGCCATGGATTTGGCTAGAGTAAATACAGCCAAGCTGGGCATAACCATGGATTCTCCTGTTTTGGACACAGTCAACCTGGACATAGCCATGAATTCAGTTGTGCTGGTCAGTCCAGACCCAGGCAACGGAGGGGCTACACTGGACAGTGTCATCAACTTGACCACATCAGACATTGCCACCTACCCACTGATGACAAACAGAATCATAGACCTACCCCTGGACCACACTAGAGCAGATGCTGCCACAGACCCAGCCACAGAGTCTGCCATACCGGACCTGGCCAGAAAAGCCAAAT GGCTCCCAGAGACCAGGACGGACACAGCCATGTCAGAGCTGGTGCCTGAGCCCAGGCCTAAGCCAGCAGTGCCCATGAAGCCCGTCAGCATCAACTCCAACCTGCTTGGCTACATCGGCATCGACACCATCATTGAGCAGATGCGCAAGAAGACCATGAAGACGGGTTTTGACTTCAACATCATGGTGGTCG GTCAGAGTGGACTGGGCAAGTCAACGCTAGTCAACACACTCTTCAAATCCCAAGTGAGCCGCAAGGCCACCAGCTGGAACCGGGAGGAGAAGATTCCCAAGACGGTGGAGATCAAAGCTATTGGGCATG TGATCGAGGAAGGAGGTGTCAAGATGAAGCTGACCGTCATTGACACCCCAGGCTTTGGAGACCAGATCAACAATGAAAACTG CTGGGAGCCCATCGAGAAGTACATCAACGAACAGTATGAGAAGTTCCTGAAGGAGGAGGTGAACATCGCCAGGAAGAAACGCATCCCCGACACTCGCGTCCACTGCTGTCTCTACTTCATCTCCCCCACGGGACACTC CTTGCGACCCCTCGATGTGGAGTTCATGAAACATCTCAGCAAAGTGGTGAACATCATCCCTGTCATTGCCAAGGCTGACACCATGACCCTGGaggagaagtctgaattcaagcaAAGG GTTCGCAAGGAGCTTGAAGTAAATGGCATTGAATTCTACCCCCAGAAGGAATTTGATGAGGACTTGGAGGACAAGACGGAGAATGACAAAATCAGG CAGGAGAGCATGCCCTTCGCGGTGGTGGGAAGTGACAAGGAGTACCAAGTGAATGGCAAGAGGGTCCTCGGCAGAAAAACTCCCTGGGGGATCATCGAAG